A genomic window from Solanum stenotomum isolate F172 chromosome 10, ASM1918654v1, whole genome shotgun sequence includes:
- the LOC125841835 gene encoding monodehydroascorbate reductase, chloroplastic/mitochondrial has translation MSSVVVRRLMATMPNTMSIKQGLSLWCPQSAALNRIPRVSVPSRSFRRSFVAAASFDNENREYVVVGGGNAAGYAARTFVEQGQANGKLCIVTKEPYAPYERPALTKAYLFPLDKKPARLPGFHTCVGAGGERQTPDWYKEQGIEMLYEDPVTGVDIEKQTLTTNSGKLLKYGTLIIATGCTASRFPEKIGGNLPGVHYIRDVADADSLISSLGKAKKLVVVGGGYIGMEVAAAAVAWKLDTTIIFPEEHLLSRLFTPSLAQKYEQLYQDNGVKFVKGAKIKHLESGPDGRVTAVKLEDGSSIETDTVVIGIGAKPAVSPFDMVGLNKTVGGIEVDGQFRTSIPGIFAIGDVAAFPLKIYNRIARVEHVDHARKSAQHCIKSLLTAHTHTYDYLPYFYSRVFEYEGSSRKVWWQFFGDNVGEAVEVGNFDPKVATFWIDSGKLKGVLLESGSPEEFQLLPKLARSQPSIDKAKLQNASSVEEALEIAQAALKTEAAV, from the exons ATGTCTTCAG TTGTTGTTCGGAGATTAATGGCGACTATGCCTAATACGATGTCGATTAAGCAAGGTCTTTCACTCTGGTGTCCTCAATCAGCTGCTTTGAATCGGATTCCAAGGGTTTCGGTTCCTTCTAGAAGTTTCAGGAGAAGTTTCGTTGCTGCTGCTTCTTTTGATAATGAGAATCGAGA GTATGTGGTAGTTGGAGGAGGAAATGCAGCTGGATATGCGGCTAGAACTTTTGTTGAGCAAGGACAAGCTAATGGAAAGTTATGCATTGTGACCAAAGAG CCATATGCACCATACGAACGTCCAGCATTGACCAAAGCATATTTGTTTCCTCTGGACAAAAAGCCAGCACGTTTACCG GGCTTTCATACTTGTGTTGGCGCTGGTGGTGAGAGGCAAACGCCTGATTGGTACAAGGAACAAGGGATAGAG ATGTTGTATGAAGATCCAGTAACAGGAGTTGATATAGAAAAGCAAACTCTGACAACAAATTCAGGAAAGCTGCTCAAGTATGGCACCCTTATTATTGCAACCGGATGTACGGCATCCAG ATTTCCTGAGAAGATCGGAGGAAATTTACCTGGGGTTCACTATATTCGGGATGTGGCGGATGCTGATTCATTAATATCCTCACTG gGGAAAGCAAAAAAGCTTGTAGTTGTTGGTGGTGGCTATATAGGAATGGAAGTTGCTGCAGCTGCTGTAGCCTGGAAACTTGATACAACT ATAATTTTCCCAGAAGAGCATCTCTTATCAAGACTGTTCACTCCTTCTCTTGCCCAAAAGTATGAACAACTCTACCAAGACAATGGTGTCAAATTCGTCAAG GGTGCTAAGATAAAACATCTAGAATCTGGTCCAGATGGCCGGGTAACTGCAGTTAAGCTTGAAGATGGATCAAGTATAGAGACAGACACG GTTGTTATTGGTATTGGAGCAAAACCTGCTGTCAGTCCTTTTGACATGGTTGGCTTAAACAAAACTGTTGGTGGAATAGAG GTTGACGGCCAGTTCCGAACAAGCATACCTGGAATCTTTGCCATTGGAGATGTTGCTGCATTTCCATTGAAG ATATACAACCGAATTGCACGGGTGGAGCATGTTGACCATGCTCGTAAATCTGCGCAGCATTGTATTAAATCATTGCTAACTGCACACACGCACAC GTATGACTATTTACCATACTTCTACTCAAGGGTTTTTGAATATGAAGGAAGCTCTAGGAAAGTATGGTGGCAATTCTTTGGTGACAATG TTGGGGAGGCTGTTGAAGTTGGGAATTTTGATCCAAAGGTTGCAACATTTTGGATCGACTCTG GAAAGCTGAAGGGGGTTCTTCTTGAAAGTGGGAGTCCTGAG GAATTCCAACTGCTTCCAAAACTTGCACGGAGCCAGCCCTCTATTGACAAAGCCAAACTTCAAAATGCATCGTCCGTTGAAGAGGCTCTAGAAATTGCTCAAGCTGCCTTGAAGACTGAAGCTGCAGTTTGA
- the LOC125841803 gene encoding protein ROH1, translating into MPVTDNQGSFLNRISIRRNQVSNMENNHEQDQEDLELFQKHVAERFADLLPNDSSTTTDSPAKDQSPLFSISWYRKLLDVFLCCEAEFKALVLIGRDPVQFSKPPLDRLVPDILDRSIKSLDICNAVTHGLELVRHWQKLALTAVMALEQKPMGDGQVRRAKKALNTLLTSMMLDDKENNYHAKVAERTWSFGRRSGGAGNNANNKDRTNGTFRSMSWPVAKSWSASKQVQAMASTLVAPRGGESTGLALPIYIMSTIFVFVMWGLVSAIPCQERTGLLTHFPMMRNLNWGQSLISLQDKIAEEWKKKEKKGTTGLLDELQKMEKVAQNLVDFAENFQFPAEEEKVEEVAAQVSEMVEICRKMEEGLAPLQQQIREVFHRIVRSRGEVLEVLDQIGKMSTPVLY; encoded by the coding sequence ATGCCAGTAACGGATAATCAAGGATCATTCCTCAATCGGATAAGTATCCGTCGGAATCAAGTTTCGAATATGGAAAACAATCATGAACAAGACCAAGAAGACCTCGAACTTTTTCAGAAACACGTAGCTGAACGTTTCGCTGATCTATTACCAAATGATTCGTCAACAACAACTGATTCCCCTGCGAAGGATCAATCACCACTTTTCTCGATTTCATGGTATCGTAAATTGCTCGATGTTTTCCTCTGTTGTGAGGCTGAATTTAAAGCACTTGTTCTAATCGGACGCGATCCTGTTCAGTTTTCGAAACCTCCATTGGATCGTCTTGTACCTGATATTCTAGATCGTTCCATTAAATCTCTTGATATTTGTAATGCAGTGACGCACGGGTTAGAACTCGTGCGTCACTGGCAAAAATTAGCTCTAACAGCCGTTATGGCGTTAGAGCAAAAGCCAATGGGAGATGGACAAGTAAGGCGAGCGAAAAAGGCGTTGAACACGTTGCTTACGTCGATGATGCTGGATGATAAAGAGAATAATTATCACGCTAAAGTCGCCGAACGAACGTGGTCGTTCGGACGACGTAGTGGCGGAGCTGGAAATAATGCTAATAATAAAGATAGAACTAATGGTACTTTTCGTTCAATGTCGTGGCCTGTTGCGAAATCGTGGTCGGCTTCGAAACAGGTTCAGGCTATGGCGTCCACTCTGGTGGCGCCACGTGGAGGTGAGTCCACTGGACTCGCCCTGCCAATTTACATCATGAGCACGATTTTCGTGTTTGTGATGTGGGGATTGGTGTCAGCAATTCCGTGTCAGGAACGCACGGGACTGCTGACACATTTCCCAATGATGAGGAATTTGAATTGGGGACAGTCATTAATTTCACTGCAGGATAAAATTGCTGAGGAAtggaagaaaaaggagaaaaaagggACAACTGGTTTGTTGGATGAGCTGCAGAAAATGGAGAAAGTTGCACAGAATTTGGTTGATTTTGCGGAGAATTTTCAGTTTCCGGCGGAGGAGGAGAAGGTGGAGGAGGTGGCAGCGCAGGTGTCGGAGATGGTGGAGATATGCCGGAAAATGGAGGAGGGATTGGCGCCATTGCAACAACAAATTAGAGAAGTGTTTCATAGGATTGTGAGGAGCAGAGGTGAAGTTCTTGAGGTTCTTGATCAAATTGGTAAAATGTCAACACCAGTACTTTATTGA
- the LOC125842388 gene encoding 1-aminocyclopropane-1-carboxylate synthase-like: protein MVSISNNNQKQLLSKIATNDGHGENSPYFDGWKAYANDPFHLTDNPNGVIQMGLAENQLCFDLIQEWVVNNPKASICTVEGAENFQDIAIFQDYHGLPEFRQAVARFMEKVRGDKVTFDPDRIVMSGGATGAHEMLAFCLADPGDAFLVPTPYYPGFDRDLRWRTGVQLFPVVCESCNDFQVTKKALEEAYEKAQQSNIKIKGLLINNPSNPLGTLLDKDTLRDIVTFINSKNIHLVCDEIYAATVFDQPRFISVSEIVEEMIECNKDLIHIVYSLSKDLGFPGFRVGIVYSYNDTVVNIGRKMSSFGLVSTQTQHLLASMLSDEVFIEKFIAESSERLGERQGMFTKGLAEVGISTLKSNAGLFFWMDLRRLLKEVTFDGELELWRIIINEVKLNVSPGCSFHCSEPGWFRVCFANMDDETMRIALKRISYFVLQPKGLNNKAAVNKQCSRRKLQISLSFRRLDHEFMNSPAHSPMNSPLVRT from the exons aTGGTGTCTATTTCAAACAATAACcaaaaacaacttctttcaAAGATAGCCACAAATGATGGTCATGGAGAAAATTCACCTTATTTTGATGGTTGGAAGGCTTATGCAAATGACCCTTTTCATCTAACTGATAATCCTAATGGTGTTATTCAGATGGGTCTTGCTGAAAATCAg CTTTGCTTTGATTTAATCCAAGAATGGGTGGTGAATAACCCAAAGGCATCAATTTGCACTGTTGAAGGAGCTGAAAATTTCCAGGATATTGCAATTTTTCAAGATTATCATGGCTTGCCAGAGTTTAGACAA gCAGTTGCAAGGTTTATGGAGAAAGTGAGAGGTGACAAAGTTACATTTGATCCAGACAGAATAGTTATGAGTGGAGGAGCAACTGGTGCTCATGAAATGCTTGCTTTTTGCTTGGCTGATCCTGGTGATGCTTTTTTGGTCCCAACACCATATTATCCAGG ATTTGATAGAGATTTGAGATGGAGAACTGGTGTGCAACTATTTCCAGTTGTTTGTGAAAGTTGTAATGATTTCCAAGTGACTAAAAAAGCCTTAGAAGAAGCATATGAAAAAGCTCAACAATCCAACATCAAAATAAAAGGCTTACTTATAAACAATCCTTCAAATCCATTAGGTACTCTTCTTGACAAGGACACACTCAGAGACATTGTAACGTTCATTAACTCGAAAAACATCCATTTAGTATGCGATGAAATCTATGCTGCTACGGTCTTTGATCAGCCTAGATTCATCAGTGTATCTGAAATAGTTGAGGAGATGATTGAATGCAACAAAGATTTGATCCACATTGTCTATAGCTTGTCTAAAGATTTAGGATTTCCAGGATTCAGAGTTGGGATTGTTTACTCGTACAACGATACAGTTGTAAACATTGGTAGAAAGATGTCGAGCTTTGGGCTAGTTTCAACTCAGACACAACATTTGCTTGCATCAATGTTGTCTGATGAGGTCTTTATTGAGAAATTCATTGCTGAGAGTTCCGAAAGGCTCGGAGAAAGGCAGGGGATGTTTACAAAAGGACTAGCAGAAGTTGGGATTAGTACATTGAAAAGCAATGCTGGTTTGTTTTTCTGGATGGATTTAAGGAGACTTCTTAAAGAAGTAACATTTGATGGTGAGTTAGAATTATGGAGAATTATTATTAATGAAGTGAAACTTAATGTTTCACCAGGATGTTCTTTTCATTGTTCTGAACCTGGATGGTTTAGAGTTTGTTTTGCAAATATGGATGACGAAACGATGAGAATTGCATTAAAAAGGATAAGTTACTTTGTGCTTCAGCCAAAGGGACTTAACAACAAAGCTGCTGTTAACAAACAATGCAGCAGGAGAAAACTTCAGATCAGCTTATCGTTTCGAAGATTGGATCATGAGTTCATGAACTCACCAGCTCACTCTCCGATGAATTCGCCTTTGGTCAGGACTTAA
- the LOC125842385 gene encoding 1-aminocyclopropane-1-carboxylate synthase-like — MVSISNSNNQKQLLSKIATNDGHGENSPYFDGWKAYANDPFHLTDNPNGVIQMGLAENQLCFDLIQEWVVNNPKASICTAEGAENFQDIAIFQDYHGLPEFRQAVARFMEKVRGDRVTFDPDRIVMSGGATGAHEMLAFCLADPGDAFLVPTPYYPGFDRDLRWRTGVQLFPVVCESCNDFKVTKKALEEAYEKAQQSNIKIKGLLINNPSNPLGTLLDKDTLRDIVTFINSKNIHLVCDEIYAATVFDQPRFISVSEIVEEIIECNKDLIHIVYSLSKDLGFPGFRVGIVYSYNDTVVNIARKMSSFGLVSTQTQHLLASMLSDEIFIEKFIAESSERLGKRQGMFTKGLAQVGISTLKSNAGLFFWMDLRRLLKEATFDGELELWRIIINEVKLNVSPGCSFHCSEPGWFRVCFANMDDETMKTALRRIRNFVLQTKGLNNIAAIKKQCSRSKLQISLSFRRLDDFNSPAHSPMNSPLVRT; from the exons atGGTGTCTATTTCAAACAGCAATAACcaaaaacaacttctttcaAAGATAGCCACAAATGATGGTCATGGAGAAAACTCACCTTATTTTGATGGTTGGAAGGCTTATGCAAATGACCCTTTTCATTTAACTGATAATCCTAATGGTGTTATTCAGATGGGTCTTGCTGAAAATCAg CTTTGTTTTGATTTAATCCAAGAATGGGTTGTGAATAATCCAAAAGCATCTATTTGCACTGCTGAAGGAGCTGAAAATTTCCAGGATATTGCTATTTTTCAAGATTATCATGGCTTGCCAGAGTTTAGACAA gCAGTTGCAAGGTTTATGGAGAAAGTGAGAGGTGACAGAGTGACATTTGATCCAGACAGAATAGTAATGAGTGGAGGAGCAACTGGTGCTCATGAAATGCTTGCTTTTTGCTTGGCTGATCCTGGTGATGCTTTTTTGGTCCCAACACCATATTATCCAGG ATTTGATAGAGATTTGAGATGGAGAACTGGTGTGCAACTATTTCCAGTTGTTTGTGAAAGTTGTAATGATTTCAAAGTGACTAAAAAAGCCTTAGAAGAAGCATATGAAAAAGCTCAACAAtccaatatcaaaataaaaggcTTACTTATAAACAATCCTTCAAATCCATTAGGTACTCTTCTTGACAAGGACACACTCAGAGACATTGTAACGTTCATCAACTCGAAAAACATCCATTTAGTATGCGATGAAATCTATGCTGCTACGGTGTTTGATCAGCCTAGATTCATCAGTGTATCTGAAATAGTTGAGGAGATTATTGAATGCAACAAAGATTTGATCCATATTGTCTATAGCTTGTCTAAAGACTTAGGATTTCCAGGTTTCAGAGTTGGGATTGTTTACTCGTACAACGATACAGTTGTAAACATTGCTAGAAAGATGTCGAGCTTTGGGTTAGTTTCAACTCAGACACAACATTTGCTAGCATCAATGTTGTCTGATGAGATATTCATTGAGAAATTCATTGCTGAGAGTTCCGAAAGGCTCGGGAAAAGGCAGGGGATGTTCACAAAAGGACTAGCACAAGTTGGAATTAGTACATTGAAAAGCAATGCTGGTTTGTTTTTCTGGATGGATTTAAGGAGACTTCTTAAAGAAGCAACATTTGATGGTGAGTTAGAATTATGGAGAATTATTATTAATGAAGTGAAACTTAATGTTTCACCAGGATGTTCATTTCATTGTTCTGAACCTGGTTGGTTTAGAGTTTGTTTTGCAAATATGGATGACGAAACGATGAAAACAGCATTAAGAAGGATAAGGAACTTTGTGCTTCAAACAAAGGGACTTAACAACATTGCTGCTATTAAGAAACAATGCAGTAGGAGTAAACTTCAAATCAGCTTATCGTTTCGAAGATTGGATGATTTTAACTCACCAGCTCACTCTCCGATGAATTCGCCTTTGGTCAGgacataa
- the LOC125841525 gene encoding uncharacterized protein LOC125841525 has product MMASKKIIAICQSGGEFVTNNEDGFLTYIGGEAYALDINDQTILAEFKKEVAENFQRGIEGMTVKYFLPGNKKTLITISKDKDLKRMLNFVKDSDQVEIFIIYDEAVVKNVPNVSASRSTTASEAALTPATPVDMIHCDDLLGVDASIDTTPLCKYPGSNDENNEKHRRAATQWENTITDVGQRFSSFAEFREALHKYSIAHGFTYRYKKNDSRRVTAKCKVEGCSWCIYASRLPTTQLICIKKMKAKHTCDGAAVKAAYRSTRGWMGSIIKEKLKVAPNYKPKDIAKDIEREYGIQLNYSQARRAKEKAREQLQGSFKEAYSQLPLFCEKIRETNPGSVATIATKEDSSFHRLFIAFHASISGFQQGCRPLLFLDSTLLYAKYQGTLLAAIGIDGNDGVFPVAFAVVDEETNDNWQWFLSELKSAVATSCPITFVSDFQRGIRESLQNVFGEECYHGYCLHYLAEKLNNDLKGQFSHEARRLMIQDLCAAAFAPKLESFELCVENIKAISPEVYNWVSRSEPEHWANAFFGGARYGHLMSNFGKLFYDWVAELNELPITQMVDGLRGKVMELIYARRVESSQWVTTLTPLMEQKLQIDASKARSLHPLPSHGSTFEVRGESVEVVDIDQWDCSCKEWQLNGLPCCHTIAVSEYLGRSPYDLCSRYFSTESYHATYAESINPIPHLEKPIKGEPDMEHMVIVVTPPPTKRPPGRPKMKKADTFDIVKRQMQCSKCKGLGHNKKTCGKVNNIDEQDPLLLNGLITVELEETAVSME; this is encoded by the exons ATGATGGCTTCCAAGAAGATAATTGCAATATGTCAATCTGGAGGAGAGTTTGTGACAAACAATGAGGATGGTTTTTTGACATATATAGGTGGAGAGGCTTATGCTTTGGACATCAATGACCAGACAATTTTGGCTGAATTTAAGAAAGAAGTAGCAGAGAACTTTCAGCGTGGCATTGAAGGAATGActgtaaaatattttcttcctgGGAATAAGAAAACTCTCATTACTATTTCTAAAGATAAGGACCTCAAGCGTATGCTTAATTTTGTCAAGGATTCTGACCAAGTTGAGATCTTCATAATTTATGATGAAGCTGTTGTGAAAAATGTACCCAATGTCTCTGCTAGTAG GTCAACAACTGCATCAGAGGCAGCTCTTACTCCTGCTACCCCTGTGGATATGATTCATTGTGATGATCTGCTTGGTGTTGATGCATCCATTGATACTACTCCCCTGTGTAAGTATCCTGGAAGCAATGATGAGAATAATGAGAAGCATCGCAGAGCAGCTACGCAATGGGAGAACACAATAACGGACGTGGGTCAAAGGTTCAGTAGTTTTGCTGAATTCCGTGAAGCTCTGCATAAATACTCAATTGCCCATGGATTCACTTATAGGTACAAGAAAAATGATAGTCGCAGGGTAACTGCTAAATGCAAGGTTGAAGGATGTTCTTGGTGCATATATGCATCAAGGTTGCCTACCACTCAGCTAATATGtatcaagaaaatgaaagcAAAGCATACATGTGACGGAGCTGCTGTTAAAGCTGCGTACCGGTCAACAAGGGGATGGATGGGAAGTATTATAAAGGAAAAGTTGAAGGTTGCTCCAAACTACAAGCCCAAGGATATAGCAAAAGATATTGAGCGTGAATATGGCATTCAGTTGAACTATTCTCAGGCAAGACGTGCAAAAGAGAAGGCACGAGAGCAGCTTCAGGGTTCATTCAAAGAGGCATACAGTCAGTTACCCTTATTCTGTGAGAAAATTAGAGAAACTAATCCTGGTAGTGTTGCTACAATTGCCACTAAGGAGGACTCAAGTTTCCATCGCTTGTTTATTGCATTTCATGCCTCAATATCTGGTTTCCAACAAGGTTGCCGGCCTCTTCTTTTCCTGGACAGCACTCTTCTCTATGCGAAGTATCAAGGAACTCTTTTGGCTGCCATAGGTATAGATGGGAATGATGGTGTTTTCCCAGTCGCCTTTGCAGTTGTAGATGAGGAGACCAATGACAACTGGCAGTGGTTTCTTTCAGAACTAAAATCTGCTGTTGCAACGTCCTGTCCAATAACTTTTGTTTCTGATTTCCAAAGAGGGATAAGAGAGTCTTTGCAAAATGTCTTTGGTGAAGAGTGCTACCACGGCTATTGTCTGCATTATCTTGCAGAGAAACTAAATAATGATTTAAAAGGGCAGTTTTCACATGAAGCCAGACGCCTTATGATCCAAGATTTATGTGCTGCTGCTTTTGCCCCAAAGCTTGAGTCATTTGAGCTCTGTGTTGAGAATATAAAAGCTATCTCACCTGAAGTTTACAATTGGGTCTCTAGAAGTGAGCCTGAACACTGGGCAAATGCCTTTTTTGGTGGGGCAAGGTATGGCCACTTGATGTCCAACTTTGGGAAGCTTTTCTATGATTGGGTAGCGGAGTTGAATGAGCTGCCAATAACTCAAATGGTCGATGGGTTACGAGGTAAAGTAATGGAATTGATTTATGCTAGGCGTGTTGAATCCAGTCAGTGGGTTACTACATTGACACCTTTGATGGAACAGAAACTTCAAATTGATGCATCAAAAGCGAGGTCACTTCACCCATTACCCTCACATGGCAGCACATTTGAAGTTCGTGGTGAATCTGTCGAAGTAGTTGATATTGAtcaatgggattgtagttgcaaagaGTGGCAGCTTAATGGATTGCCTTGTTGCCATACTATTGCTGTTTCTGAATACCTAGGAAGGAGCCCCTATGATCTTTGCTCCCGATACTTCTCAACTGAGAGTTACCATGCAACATATGCTGAATCAATTAACCCCATACCTCATCTGGAAAAACCAATTAAAGGTGAACCAGATATGGAGCATATGGTCATAGTTGTTACACCTCCACCAACAAAACGTCCACCTGGTCGACCAAAGATGAAAAAAGCAGACACTTTTGACATAGTCAAACGTCAGATGCAGTGCAGCAAGTGTAAGGGCCTAGGCCACAATAAGAAGACGTGCGG GAAGGTGAATAATATTGATGAACAAGACCCTCTACTTCTCAATGGCTTGATAACAGTAGAACTTGAAGAGACTGCAGTATCCATGGAATAG